From Clostridia bacterium:
CGCGGCGGAGCTGGGCGTGAACATCCGCGTGACCAGCGGTCCGGCCATCGAGCGGCCGGGCGACCTGGCCGCGATCCTGACGAACCTCGCGCCGGACGACGTGCTGTTCATCGACGAGATCCACCGCCTGCACGCGTCGGTGGTCGAGGTGCTCTACCCTGCCATGGAGGACTACGCGCTCGACATCGTCATCGGCAAGGGGCCGGGCGCGCGCACGCTCCGCCTCGACCTGCCCCGGTTCACGTTGATCGGCGCCACGACGCGGCCCGGGTCCCTGGCGGGCCCGCTGCGCGACCGCTTCGGCGTGATCTGCCACCTGGCATACTATGAGCCCCGGGAGCTGCAGGCCATCGTGCAGCGTTCCGCGGAGGTCCTGGGCATTCCCATCGATCCCGAGGGGGCGGCCGAGGTTGCCCGGCGCGCGCGGGGCACGCCGCGAATCGCGAACCGCCTGTTGCGCCGGCTCCGGGACTTCGCCGAAGTGAAGGCGGACGGTGTGATATCCTTAGAGGTCGCCCGAAGGGGTCTGGCGTTGTTGGAGATCGACGAGCTCGGCCTCGACGCCGTCGACAGGAAACTGATGGAGACGCTGGCGCGCGTGTACGGGGGCGGTCCCGTCGGCCTCGAGGCGCTCGCGGGCGTCATCGGCGAAGAGCCGACGACTCTTGAGGACGTGTACGAACCGTATCTGTTGCAGATCGGCTTCATTCAACGCACGCCGCGGGGACGCGTGCTGTCGCCGGCGGGGTTCCGCCATCTCGGCCTGCAGCCGCCGAAGGAGAGCCAGGCCGCGCTGTTCGAGGCGGCGGACGGCGGCGCGCAGGACTCCGACCGCTGATCGTCCCCGCAGCCATCGGGAGGTATGCCCATGGACGCATTGGCCCGCATGC
This genomic window contains:
- the ruvB gene encoding Holliday junction branch migration DNA helicase RuvB, giving the protein MGREEERLISPAQRDEDRLLERSLRPKTLAEFPGQEKVKERLSIFVAAARARREALDHVLLYGPPGLGKTTLAHIVAAELGVNIRVTSGPAIERPGDLAAILTNLAPDDVLFIDEIHRLHASVVEVLYPAMEDYALDIVIGKGPGARTLRLDLPRFTLIGATTRPGSLAGPLRDRFGVICHLAYYEPRELQAIVQRSAEVLGIPIDPEGAAEVARRARGTPRIANRLLRRLRDFAEVKADGVISLEVARRGLALLEIDELGLDAVDRKLMETLARVYGGGPVGLEALAGVIGEEPTTLEDVYEPYLLQIGFIQRTPRGRVLSPAGFRHLGLQPPKESQAALFEAADGGAQDSDR